The DNA sequence GGCAGAACTGCTGCGCGACTGGGCGACTCCCATCTCCGAACAGACCCGGATCCCGTTGGTGGCACTGGAGGCGTACGGCAATGCCGCGGAGATCCAGCGCCAGCAACACCCCGAGTGCGGCATCACCTGGACCACTCTCGCCGGGATCGCCGGGGTCGAAAGCAAACATGGGCGCTACCGCGGAGCCGACATCGCGGCGAACGGGGACGTGTCCCCGGAGATCCGTGGTGTTCCGCTCGACGGGACACAGGGCAACGCGACCATCAACGACACCGACGGCGGCGTTCTCGACGGTGACGACCAGCTCGACCGCGCCATGGGGCCTTTCCAGTTCATCCCCACCACGTGGGAACGCTTCGGCGTCGACGCCAACGGTGATGGGCGTGCCGACATGGACAACATCGACGAC is a window from the Williamsia sp. DF01-3 genome containing:
- a CDS encoding lytic transglycosylase domain-containing protein; amino-acid sequence: MFLTAGCLDLPSKSKVAIPEGIPPNPGAPVPYIDINTPGRTAELLRDWATPISEQTRIPLVALEAYGNAAEIQRQQHPECGITWTTLAGIAGVESKHGRYRGADIAANGDVSPEIRGVPLDGTQGNATINDTDGGVLDGDDQLDRAMGPFQFIPTTWERFGVDANGDGRADMDNIDDAALSAARYLCVSGGDMTTPEGWENAVKVYNNSMQYVLDVRDHANAYSVNVAY